TCGCTGTCTAGTTACTACTCGAAACCTTTCCAATTTTTGTCTACTCTATGATACAATAAAGACATCTGTGGCTGAATTTAAATGGTGGCTAAGTGTTAGTtcatatttcaattatttcaaatatcaatatttatagaatggcaaatttctttttaaataaatacaagcaattttgataaagttAGCTTTTAACATAATTTGATGAGATTAGCAGCCAAGCttataaatcaattatcCTGTCTAAATgagtaaaattaaataaataataaatagttAAGCCAATAAATATAgattacaattattttaagttgaaatttattataaagaCATCTTTGCTAATTTGTACGCACCCTCTTGAGTTTGAGTACCACCAATAAAGCCAGCTGCGTGAACGAAAACACAATCAGGGACTCCACTTTCTTTGCTTAGTTCTTCATCTCTTAAACCTCTTAATTTCTCTAGTATACCTTGTCTAAAGGCAAAAGAACCTGAAGAGACTGGAACGGTGGAGACTCTCCAAGTATTAGATGAATCTTTAAACAAGACAAATTTAATCTTACCTTCACAATCgaattctttttcaacttcGTATAAATGTTCTTTCCATGGGCAGAACTGTTctaaaacaattatttcACCAGTTGAATCAACATCCATTCTTTTAGAAACAGCAGCACGTACTAAGGATTTAGCAGGTAACCAAGAATTAGAGTAACCTTTAACAAGATTAACAAAAATAGTACCGATGAATTCACTAGctttgaagaaattttcatcaaatttGGCTGGTGTACAATCCTCATTCCAGCTTGGATTCATACCACCAACAATACCTGGCAAAGAAACAGCTGAATCTCTAAACTTTGGCTTAACATTTAAAGCTTCGTAGTCTAAGATTTTAATACCGTTATCATTTGCATCAATAGCTTCGATGAAATTACTATAAACTTTGTCATAAAGAATTTCCAAATCATTATCTTTAACTACGGTTGGTTTAACAGCgttttttataatttccTTACCAAAATGCTTGTAAATTAAACCAGCACCAGAAAGTTTAGTTTTATAATTTGCATTGAAAGTTTCTTCGAAGCCACGTTGATGATGATCAAAATGCTTTATACCATCATATGTGGCACCAACATCCACAACAATATCACTCTTTTCCCAATCTTCAGCTTTTCTTGATCTGATGACATTTGCGTCTTTATATTCCGGTAATAACCTTAACATATAAACGGCTAAACTTTCATCAGCATGGAAGGAGCCAGAATGAACACAAATTGTTTTAACCATTTTTTGAGTGATATTCGAATCGAgtttaatcttttttagTGCAGACATAGTTATATGaaagtaaaattaaaaactttTAACCAACAAAATAACGAagtaaatcaaatattatacCTATGAAAAAAGAgtactttaattttttattttacttttcGGGTTTTTATATGtctatttaattgaaaaagaaaaaaagtgaTGAGCTTacagaatttaaaatcgCTTATCTGGCCAGTACATATAAACTATGTAAAAcgtatttaattttgtgGTATTGTTGATGTTAGGGATTTTTATACAACCTGCATTTCTCGGAATATAAATAGAGctcatttttatatacttctGTAGTTTTTATATACGTATTTAGCTCGAGGAGGACAATTATAAAAACAGTTAATACCAAAAAGATCCGACAggtatatttttagtattGCTTACATACAATTAGGCCCAGTATTAAGTTACTTTCTACTTCATTATTTCAATG
The window above is part of the Henningerozyma blattae CBS 6284 chromosome 2, complete genome genome. Proteins encoded here:
- the MYG1 gene encoding Myg1p (similar to Saccharomyces cerevisiae YER156C; ancestral locus Anc_8.208), yielding MSALKKIKLDSNITQKMVKTICVHSGSFHADESLAVYMLRLLPEYKDANVIRSRKAEDWEKSDIVVDVGATYDGIKHFDHHQRGFEETFNANYKTKLSGAGLIYKHFGKEIIKNAVKPTVVKDNDLEILYDKVYSNFIEAIDANDNGIKILDYEALNVKPKFRDSAVSLPGIVGGMNPSWNEDCTPAKFDENFFKASEFIGTIFVNLVKGYSNSWLPAKSLVRAAVSKRMDVDSTGEIIVLEQFCPWKEHLYEVEKEFDCEGKIKFVLFKDSSNTWRVSTVPVSSGSFAFRQGILEKLRGLRDEELSKESGVPDCVFVHAAGFIGGTQTQEGAYKLAKMSL